From the Juglans microcarpa x Juglans regia isolate MS1-56 chromosome 7D, Jm3101_v1.0, whole genome shotgun sequence genome, the window aattatttttacaggTTCTTAGGAAAAATATCACTCTCACCTTAATGTTCTGATAATAGCAAAGACACCAGCGCCCCTGTCCAAAGTGTGACTCTTTAGCTTCAAAACTTTGTGGACACCAATGACAAATTGAGCAGACCTTAAGCAACATAAATCGGAGCTTTAAATTGCTTTTGAGACGTTTGAAGCAGTGAAACTTTTGTAGGGGGTGATATATTATGCTGGAACCTCAGAAGTTGCTGATATTTGCCCAACAGAAATCAATGCCTGAAATGCTTTCTATTGGCTTACGGATCTCCACCAGAAACAATGGCATATAGCTGCTTTGCAGTCCATGTTACTTTAGTTAGACTTTCTAGAGAAGCTGCAATCTCTTCCGCAATTGCCATTAAAAGAACTCTGCATTCTGCAACAGATAGGAAATTTCACGACTTCAGTGACTGATCAAAAGTTCTATGTATTGACTAAAGCTGCAAAACATGCTGCAAATTGGTCCAACCATGCTATATGTTCCTTTTCAGCTAGAAGTCTGGGACCTCACTATCCACCACTGAGGAGACATTAGTGGtaaaaaatgatatgatataCTCGTTAAAATCTAGTATAGAGTATGTAGTatttatttctataaattttcatGGGCACATTTAATGATTCAGATAATCCCCCAAATGTGTcctttgaatttggattatcCACAAGTTAAAACACCACGTTTCCTATGGCAAGAGTTTGAATACTGACAGTTGAGGTTAGAGACGCGGATATGGATACATGCATTATGCAATGATATGGATAATGGATGAAacaaacacaagaaaatgaggaacCCACCACAAACATCTGTAAATTCTAAATCACCATACATCAAGATCCTAAAAAACTTGAACCTATGGACAAACTATATGACtgtaaaagaaaggaaagcatATCCATTGTTTCTTCCCTACAAATGGATTATAAgaattacttttcaaaaaaaaaaaaaatggaataatgTTAAGAACCAACTTTGCTCTCATGCATACTAATGTTGTatgtgaaatgatattttttctgttttgaagtcaactttaaatacaaaaatgttTTGCCAGTATAAGCGGCTGACCTGAGATTTTGCTGAAATTGAGCAGAGACATCGAGGCAAGGATCTTGTGCTCCATCTGCACACCATTCTCTAGGTTTTCTTTCAGCCCAGAGATGACGGCTGAGAAGGCAGAGAGCTGGAACTCAGCATTGGATTGTAAACAAAGTGCGCAACTCAACCATGCCACGGTCGTTAGGCAGACCCTCACCACGTCCAAGTTACCAGCACCAAGACACTTAGAAATGGTATCTAAGAATGACTTTTTCCCATTAGTAAGCAATGCTGCTGACAAGTTACTCAACCACTCTTCATTTGCCTGCTCTTCATcatcctatattttattcacaacACCCAAGAAGTACTTTCAGTGACTCCATTAAAAGTGACCAAATTCAAACTTGCATGTTTATTGCGATTTAATTATGCACCAAGTCTCAAGTTTCGTGCGAAATTTGATTTCCACTCCCATTTTAAGAGTAAGGTTTCTTTCAATTTCGACTTTAGGTTCAATTTAATTATAGATCGTCAAAACAATTTTGTACTGGTGGGCTTATTTTCAATACGAGAATTGGTAAACAACTTAGATAATGCTTAACCATACAAAAAGAGGAATCTTGAGGGAAGGCATATCTATTTTTATGGTCAAATTGCCTTCAACAGCAAAGAATACTAGAGATCTTATAAGAAAACCTGGACAAGTATCTTGTGCAATGAAAGCTAAAATGTGAGAGACAGAGgtcaaaagaaaatggaaacaactGTACCAATGAGATAGTGTCATCaactaataaattttcatcttcattttcaagaGAATTCCCACCACATATATCTTTAAATCCTGCTTGCTTTAGGGTCCAACTCCCTGTCAATAACTTCCCAGAGAAAGAGAAACGCCCTCCCAAGATGAGAAGTGCTTGGCAACACTTTTCTTGGACCTTCTCATCCACCAAGCTGTCCTCAAGAGCCACTGTAATGGCATCAATTGCCTTCTCTCTGTATATGCTGTATTTTTTAGGTTCTACCTGCAACCAGATGAGTGTCTCAGCCCACATATCTTGGAAGCTCTCACACACAGACAAGATCCACTAATTAGCAGAGGCATTATTTCCAGGAGCTAGTTTCTAATCTTCAATTGTCAAAAGCGGCCTTCAAATGTGTAgtgaaaatacaaaacatatgAAGAAAAACCATGGTCTTCAAATATGTTATTTCGAATAGGCAACAATCAGAGCCCCTTTCTGAATGAAATTATTCATTAGTTGCTCCCGATAGAAACTGGCCATAAGTTTGTTCCAATAATGTATATGTTCATGAATACAGATTTATTATAGTAGGGATCTTGTCTGTAACGTGGACATCATTAGAGTccaactataaataaattagttttaGAAATGTATTGTTGTCAAGTTTCATAATAGCTTGGACAAAGTTTTTAGTTCGGGATCCAAAGAACTGaaatggaaattaaaaaaaaaatggtgagaaccaagatcaaaatttaaaacacctGTGTGAACTATAGGAGCATACCAGAAGGTCTAAGTGTAACAGAAGGACAGCAGCTAGGGGTCTGTGATCCTTTGGAGAACTCTGGAGATACTCTAGCAGAACAGGCATCATATTCACTATCCCTTCATTCAGCAAGCCTCTTACAAATAAAGTGACGTCTTTCCACCTGCGATGACAACGACAACATTTATGGGTGCAAGACACTGTTGTAATGGAATTTTTTCTGATAGCTTTTTCCATTGGTAGTTGATGTCGATATTTCTAAGTAAATGGCTTTGTAATTGCGGGGTGACTTAGAAACAGAGGCAAAATTAGAACCAGAGGCAGCACTGACAGCAAAAATTAGAATTTACCTTTTCAGGAAAATCAGTTCACTCAACAACAACATTGCATTTCTTCTCGACTTAATCTGCTTGCTCTGGAGTAGCTGAAGAAGACAACGTTTGTTGATATTTCTTGCAATCTGATTTCTGCATGTTGCATCTGCTTCAATGCAACAGGACAAGAGTACCACCACTTGTGACTTCTCTTCTAACTTTCCCAATTCAAGcctttgaagaagaaaatgcaagCCACCATGAGATATAAGAAGTTTggcattttctcttttttcctgtTCACTGAAAGCAGTGAGAAGCTGCTTTAACATGAAAACAACAGATTCATCCAAGTGTTTGAGACCATGTCTGCCTGAGTTTTCCATTACTTGAAATGCGAAAACCAAGAGGTTCCTACAATGTTCTGATCTCCAATTGTCAATTACactcttcaaaacaaaattggtAAGGGGCACCGCAAGAGATTCCAAAGGTTTTCCTGTTACTGGACATGTTTTGTTTCCCTGATCAAACCATACCTTGATGGCCACCCGTTCAAAGGTTTGACCTGTCTCTATGGTCACTGGATCTTCAAACAACTTTCCAGTTAGTGGGCAAATAAATCCTTGAAGAATGCTCGGGAAAAAAGAATGTTCACCAGAGTATTCATCTCTTCCACGTAACTCTAtgcaaagaaaatgtaaaattagCAGTGGATCAAAATGTTCTGCATATAAAGAGTTCATTGCTAATCACCTTCAACAGAAGACCCTATTTTGATCGGATGCGCCTAAAAGACAAGAAAGTTAAATAAGTAGCTATCAGAAACTATGGACAGAACACACTAGCTTAGAGTAAGTAAATAGTCAAGAATTGAGTACATTGTGTGGCTGATCTAAAATAGATTGTTCTAGGCTTCTGATCGTAAGCTCgtcattttcttttgcttgtGCTGCTGCATCGGGCATGTTGCTATTCCCTGTGGCTTCATGCCATATAATAGCGTCACCAATGCCACAATTAAGATTACTTTCAGGCCAAGTACTCACGCCATACAACCTCCACTCTTTGTCATCTATAAATGAGAGCTCATTTCCCTACATTTCAAGATTATTGTCAGCGTTAACTAGCATAAAAGAGAGTATTAGAGATGGACTCTTACGTAGCATATAAGAGAGTATTAAAGATGGACTCTTTCCAGAAAACTTAACGTTACCGATCATCATTAAGGAGAAAGTTGTATGGTTAAGGAAAGAAGTGACATATAATTAGCTGATCATCATTTTGTTCCATCCATATGCAAAGATTTTTGAAATCCCGAGTTACAAAATTAAGAAAGAGAGTAATGAATCACAGTCGAAGCCTTATAAATGTATGTAAGCACTAATGTTAAGGGTTGGTGGCTTTGGTCCAAATAGGAGCTTTGGCTGCAGAGGGGGATTCATCGCTAGGTGATCCTCCCATATGGAGCGTAAGATTGTAGTTCTTCCAAGACTGAAAATTATCTGCTTAAGATTTTTAGATAAGGATTGCTATCAGAAGTTACGCTATCAGAACAAACTGCTATCAGAGCATAGTATCTACTgtaatagagagaaaaagattCAATCCTTCACGTGTGTCAATGTTAAGGAGTCTGGCATTGGTTGGGTAAGTGCTTGGTTCTgggtattatttatttgtttagcCGCTCCATTGTACTTAAAGCTTTTATGTAGGATACTCTTaacagtgtatatatatatatatatatatatatatatatgtatgtatgtatgtatgtatgtgacATATGGCTAATTGACCATCGCTTTGTTCCGGAAAAAAGATGATAATACTGCAAATAATGGCCCTCACAATCATCTCatttggaaattattttcaGGTTGCTCCAGATCTAGTAAGGATATTTCTTGTACGAAATAAATCCTCCAGAAATAACATGAAGAAACAAGTAATATCAGAAGCCAAAAAAAACTTACAGGAAATAATGCATCATCCATCACACTCTTGATCGAATCTTCTTCAACGgcaaaattcatatatttgacCGTCTCCGAAGAGTATGCTAATGTTCCTTTAACAACAGCAGAACCGCCGGAGCTTCTCATACAATCATTGAAGCCGTCTGCCTCCCCCCATTCTTCAGCTTTGTCGATTCCTGGTTCATTTGAGCGGCCAATCACAGCATCATATAGTTTTTTACTGATCGCAGGTTGAGGTGAGGAAGAACCCATTGAACTAGATAGCTCTGGGAAGTGGATGATTGGAATGGGAGGTGCTTGAACCCCTTCCGTGAGCCAATCATTGTAGTAAACCGCAAACTGGTTAGTACCAGAATCAAGAATCTCATTATAcacttcttcaagaaacttcAGTTTCCTTGACCTGCTTGGTGTATCTGCTAGAGAAGCAGCTTGCTGGTTGTACCATGCCTTCAAATGTGAGAGATGCGGAGAAAATAGATAGTCCCATAGTTCAGGTAACAAAATTGTTCGTGCCTGAAAAGGTACAATGCAAAATACTTGCAAAAGATGCTTTGCTGAAGTCCTCTGTTTTTCCTGTAGTTTATATACCACGCCGAGGTAGAGATGAGCACAAGCTGACAACTTTAAATTAGGAATTCCAGATGTGAACCCATCCTTCAAACCATTCGAATATAACCCTGTAATTACACTCAGCTTCAAAGAAGCCTTTTTCAATTCGTTAGCCTTTGAGGAGTTCTCAGCAGCCATTTCTACTGCTTCAATGGCTTGTTCAAGGGTGGCCATGACCTTGCTCTCAGTACTATGCCCTTCTTCAAGTCCAGTAAGGGAAGAAAAGCAGTTGTGATGCAGTGTAGTACGAAATTCCTCATCGTTTAGAAAGCGTTTAATATATCCATTTAGGATGGAGACTATGGCTTGGATAGCAACTTTGTCAAGAGCAGGCTCTGAAATTACTTGTTCAACTTTGTCACGTTTTTTACTCTGGTTATCTTCGAAGCTGCTTTTGCTATTCCATGAATGTCTCTTAGACGTTTCATTCGAGTTTATGGGCTTTTTCATGCTCTTCCTATTTGTGGCATTAAAACTCAAACGTCCGAGCATCTGTTCTGCCAAGTTTTTCCCATTCAACTTATCCAATCTTGTATCCCTCCCCGACCTCTCTTTGTATGCTTCCTTTTCCCTAGCTCCATTTGAATACTtaccattctctctctctgagctataaaatttatttgaatatctATTCCTGAATCTCTCATCATCTTGCCTATGATCCTCCTCTATTTCATTTTGTaggttttttgataagttgggACGGAAGCTTTTACCTTCCTTAAGA encodes:
- the LOC121238251 gene encoding putative E3 ubiquitin-protein ligase LIN, giving the protein MALSLEELLVEEGFKVRSSARSSFKADAARMSSYTFRDQHMNDSVLGHRYKTERARSDVARHSLRNELPPNDNRGRRSRDNVFGTEKKYEGLKKESRERRFSYLKEGKSFRPNLSKNLQNEIEEDHRQDDERFRNRYSNKFYSSERENGKYSNGAREKEAYKERSGRDTRLDKLNGKNLAEQMLGRLSFNATNRKSMKKPINSNETSKRHSWNSKSSFEDNQSKKRDKVEQVISEPALDKVAIQAIVSILNGYIKRFLNDEEFRTTLHHNCFSSLTGLEEGHSTESKVMATLEQAIEAVEMAAENSSKANELKKASLKLSVITGLYSNGLKDGFTSGIPNLKLSACAHLYLGVVYKLQEKQRTSAKHLLQVFCIVPFQARTILLPELWDYLFSPHLSHLKAWYNQQAASLADTPSRSRKLKFLEEVYNEILDSGTNQFAVYYNDWLTEGVQAPPIPIIHFPELSSSMGSSSPQPAISKKLYDAVIGRSNEPGIDKAEEWGEADGFNDCMRSSGGSAVVKGTLAYSSETVKYMNFAVEEDSIKSVMDDALFPGNELSFIDDKEWRLYGVSTWPESNLNCGIGDAIIWHEATGNSNMPDAAAQAKENDELTIRSLEQSILDQPHNAHPIKIGSSVEELRGRDEYSGEHSFFPSILQGFICPLTGKLFEDPVTIETGQTFERVAIKVWFDQGNKTCPVTGKPLESLAVPLTNFVLKSVIDNWRSEHCRNLLVFAFQVMENSGRHGLKHLDESVVFMLKQLLTAFSEQEKRENAKLLISHGGLHFLLQRLELGKLEEKSQVVVLLSCCIEADATCRNQIARNINKRCLLQLLQSKQIKSRRNAMLLLSELIFLKRWKDVTLFVRGLLNEGIVNMMPVLLEYLQSSPKDHRPLAAVLLLHLDLLVEPKKYSIYREKAIDAITVALEDSLVDEKVQEKCCQALLILGGRFSFSGKLLTGSWTLKQAGFKDICGGNSLENEDENLLVDDTISLDDEEQANEEWLSNLSAALLTNGKKSFLDTISKCLGAGNLDVVRVCLTTVAWLSCALCLQSNAEFQLSAFSAVISGLKENLENGVQMEHKILASMSLLNFSKISECRVLLMAIAEEIAASLESLTKVTWTAKQLYAIVSGGDPSAQFVIGVHKVLKLKSHTLDRGAGVFAIIRTLSFESSYLVRNAQESIGELTRCRPYCR